The following are encoded in a window of Castanea sativa cultivar Marrone di Chiusa Pesio chromosome 5, ASM4071231v1 genomic DNA:
- the LOC142633815 gene encoding derlin-2.2, whose amino-acid sequence MAQAVEEWYKQMPIITRSYLTAAIVTTIGCSLDIISPYNLYLNPNLVIKQYQLWRLVTNFLYFRKMDLDFMFHMFFLARYCKLLEENSFRGRTADFFYMLLFGATVLTGIVLVGGMIPYLSESFAKIIFLSNSLTFMMVYVWSKQNPFIHMSFLGLFTFTAAYLPWVLLGFSVLVGASAWVDLLGMIAGHAYYFLEDVYPRMTGRRPLRTPSFIKALFADEPVVVARPGNVRFAAPAADDVLQG is encoded by the exons ATGGCTCAGGCAGTGGAAGAATGGTACAAGCAAATGCCTATCATCACCCGTTCGTATCTCACGGCCGCTATTGTCACCACCATCGGTTGCTCCCTTGAT ATAATATCACCCTATAATTTGTACTTGAACCCTAATCTAGTGATCAAGCAATATCAGTTATGGCGTCTCGTCACCAATTTCTTGTATTTCCGGAAAATGG ACTTGGACTTTATGTTTCACATGTTCTTTCTAGCCCGATACTGCAAACTCCTTGAAGAGAACTCATTCAGGGGAAGGACAGCCGATTTCTTTTACATGCTCTTATTTGGTGCCACTGTTTTAACTGGAATTGTTCTTGTTGGGGGAATGATACCGTACTTGTCGGAGTCATTTGCAAAAATTATATTCCTTAGCAATTCCCTGACATTCATGATG GTCTATGTGTGGAGCAAGCAAAATCCTTTCATCCATATGagttttttgggcctttttacTTTCACAGCCGCTTACCTACCATGG GTTCTTTTGGGATTCTCTGTACTTGTTGGAGCTAGCGCATGGGTGGATCTATTG GGAATGATTGCTGGTCATGCCTACTATTTTCTTGAAGATGTGTATCCACGAATGACAGGTCGCCGGCCTTTGAGAACTCCCTCATTTATTAAAGCGCTATTTGCAGATGAGCCTGTTGTAGTGGCACGGCCTGGGAATGTGAGATTTGCTGCTCCAGCTGCAGATGATGTTCTCCAAGGTTAA